In Lolium rigidum isolate FL_2022 chromosome 7, APGP_CSIRO_Lrig_0.1, whole genome shotgun sequence, the DNA window GTAAGTGGTAACGGATGGCCGTTACATGTGAGTCGGGAGCAGAGATAAGACCTGCCGTCGAGGATAAAGCCTATATGGGTTGTAATAAACTCGTTGTAGGATTGTGATAGACCATTTTTAGTGTTAATTGATGTGTTTCATATGTtctatgttttgttttaaatattgTTGATGTATGTGTTTTCAAAGCATGTTAAATGAAAAACGTGTTAAATATTGTTGACACCATGTATGAATAGAATCTGATTACTGGGATCAGACCCATCTAACTGTATAGATCATCTACGAAAATATGTTGAAAAAATAATAATGGACTACAAAAAGGCCGAATTCCAGCAAATAAAATGGTTGTAGAAAGATTAAGACCCAAAAGAGAGACGAAAAAAAGGGTAAGCCTGAAAAGACAAATGGACCAAAAGGGCCAACAGCTAGAAAAAAATGCTGAAATCATTGGGCTTGGCCCATATAGACCATCGAAATGGCCAGGGCTGATTTTAAATTAATAGGATTTAATTTCATCATAATTTTACCACGTAGGATCTGATGTTGCATGGCcacattgtcggtgatgatattGAATCGTTATAAATTGGATCATCATAAAGGTTATAGCGATTTAATATCATCATGGATGATTAATACGGTTCCAAGTAGAAGGTCATGTTGGTTGATTTCTGACGCACCATTTTTGACGATCCATTTTTCGCCACCAGATTGGTTGATTTCTGACACACCGTTTTTGACGATCCATTTTTCGCCACAAGAACGTCATAATTTGAATATTGTGACGATTTAGTGATGAAAAAGAAAGGGCGTAAGTCAACATATTTCTTGTAGCGTGATGCAGTTAAGTGATTATTATACTGGTAAAAACCTTGGCCCTCTATGTATTCATAGAAATCATAACAAGAGATCTAAACATATTGTAAAACTAGTTAAGTTCATAAGAATGTTTCCTGTATTTTCTATTTTGAACCAAATAACTAAATGGTGTCACTGAACAAAAAATTCTAGGACCAGACTACGTAGCAGCGGTGCATCCGGGGATTATAGTGTGGTGACTCACTCCTCTAATGAATATGCGATTACAGCTCCAAGATTTCATCaatatttgaaattttgaaacttGTATCTCTTCAAATATCTTTGTTTCATTGTCGACTAGTTGGGAGATCTTTGAAAATAGATCCTATGTTGACATATTTTTTTTTATAACTATCATAAACGTAACTACTTGCGAGATTATGAATACTTAGCTAACAAATTATAATAACTTGATTGCGAAGATCATTATACGTATACGGAAAACTCGCATGATAGTAATTTCATGGCATGATACCAGCTCTTAGCTGTCAGACCACTTGAATATGGACTATTTACATAGGTAGTTGCTCCTAGTCTGGTAACAAtataaggttatttgaaacatagCAATACATTTTGAAATCCTCGTGGAGATGAGTGAAGATGGACAACTGATCAGGTTAATTGACGTTTAGAAAGTAAATCATTCCAACTTTTTTACTTAATAATTTATGTGATAATATTAGCATGAATAGATAGATTTCTACATGATTTACACACATACACGTGGTACTTATATTTTCTCAAACTTGTATTTCCTCTCCTCCATCCAGCCACAAACAAATCGAAGTATAAATTTTTATGATAAATCACCAGGTGGGGAAGAAAGTGTATTGAGAAGGTGTCACTCACCATCTTTGCCTTTTTAATTCCCCACTTTAATGAACTAAGGTCATTTAAAAAATAAGGAGGTTGTGTATTGAATATGATTTAGCTTGATTCACGTCtgatgagagagaagcaaattTTCTTTTTAAAATGCACTGGAAAGATAAGAATACACTCCTTATGAACAATTCTTAAAGCAAAACATCAATTCATTTCTAGATTTAGTACAGAACGCCAGGTTGGAGAAGAAAGGGtcctgaaggggcgacaagaacCCTGATCCAACACCTTCTGTATCGTGAGCCTCCAGTCTCACTGTTCTCCCGTTTTAAAAAGGTAGTCTCACCGTGGAAACTCAAAACTGGTCTGTGATGCATATGCCCCGGTATGTACAAATTATATTTGAAAAAGTTAAGAAAATCTACATGTAGAGGGTACGTTAAAGTTTCGCACAAAACCGAAATTTTTATGCCTTATGTAAAAAAAAATGTCTCAAGAAATgaactattttagcaccaaattttttCTTTTTCACAGAGAGCATAAAACATGTCGGGTTTTGGTAAAACAACTTTGTAAGTATGTAACATATCAATATATACAAGAGACATTTTTTATATCTATTTagcatttttaaatatatttaaaatacaTTTCAAATGAAAGCTGCATATGTACCTGCAGAAGCACCCTTGCGGTCTGACCGTTCGTTTTTCCTTCTCCTGTGGCGAAGGATGGAGACActaggggcgcgtttggtagcctgcatccccttggctcgcatggggggagcaattttcggcccgtttggATGCCTGGGCCGAGCGGCGTTCTCGCattaaccggttctcaaagcacccctgggacaggccctggaggaacgtccGGAATGGTAGTTTCTCCGGGGCTaggcccgttgcggccagaaggctgcacgcgtggggaagggaggcggagacgccgcgtcccttcgggaacacgcgccataattagcctcaccgctcccctctcctttctctcactcgcgaccacactctcacctcccccaaactgtcacatcacctggcggttcccctcccgccgaccaatccgccgcaccGACGCAGGGAGGAGCACtgctaccggaggaggagacgtcggcgcCGAGGACCTCGACATCAGCCGCAATCTGCTCCGTGGACCTCATCGGAATCTCGTCTTCGCCCGCGACGGCGAGCTCTTCCTCTGCCGGAAGAATGGCGGTAACGACCcctccttctcaccttcgtactcgttctgtTGAAACATATGCCATTTTCGGGCATTTCCgatgacatgcacattagatctgctaggatTTCCGTTAGGATAGCGGTCAGATTGACGTTTTAcaaggtgttcgtccccatttcttgcatttcttgtccagttcttgcatttcgcggtctcgatttgcttagatctgttactatagtgtcggattgcggtagatccttcctagacCGGCCTTTAGATTGCTGAAACTGGCAGATCTTACTGTGCATGCATAGAGGCGAATGTTTTTTTGTGTTCTGGTTTACCATGTTGTCATTGTTGTGCGAAAAGTTGagctgagtcgcgctagtttgttcagaTGCAAGAGGAGTGGTAGGACTTGAAGAAGGAAATTGCAATGCTCAAGAATATGCAGAGAACAGaagcacaagtgatgagggctaagaaacAGGAATGGGAGGCAGAAAAACAGGCTTTGGAGGCTGAGAAGAGAAAGCTAGTGAACTTTGCAACCAAGGACAAGCTCAAGGGGATCAGGGCTACTTGTGATGAGTGATGAATGTGATGTAGACGTACTATATGAGAATTTGTAATGTGGCCTAAGtacaatttgtaatgtaccctaagtaccactTGTAATGCACTCAATTTGAAGTGCCAATTATGTTGTTTCTTGATTGAACGAGGCCAATGATTATACCTTGagatcatagtatgaggagatgattgatcagaacctatggcatgacttaaCATAACCAAGCCATTGGTTCTGTTCAAACATCTCCTACatatgtcctcattgtatgaggcctCTGATGCCCTGCTTTGCGTGTTTCTGCTTCTTTAgttctgcattggccaatgattcaactatggcacaacgACATGcatggtgctgccctcaaacttagtcatgtgtgccgtattactggcacactagacttagtttggggaaAGTCCCTCTGCTTGTCATGTGATCCAACATATGAGGCCTCGTTTTGGTATGTctggtgcattggccaatgattcagcaAAGGAACAATGgaaggctaggtggtggcctcaaatttagtcatgtgtgccactgtcgtagcacactacacttagtttgtggccactccctatgcCTGTCGTGTGACCAACCGTATGAAGCCTTACGAATGTTACCAATGTCCGTTTTCATCTACACTACTTGTGAGCATGCACACCTCTAATTGCTTATGTTCTtctggcagactgagaagatcatgcttggggCACCTGCTGAGGTTCCCGGCGAGGGGCCGGCGAAGAAGCATCGTGGAAGACCGGCTAAGGTCGGCCACTTCCACGACGAGCAAGGGCCGGCCACTTCCTCAAaatcatcttcaagcccaccttcggcCGCCTCATTATCCCTaaagctttcgtcaagtggttcagagatatcccttccaacatcatcgtcaccaccaacaccggatgcaactggaggatgactacgaggagagaaggcgatgacgcattcatcgaccagggatggtcggccttcgccatcgcccatcagctcaaggtaggccagttcgTCACCTTCAGAAGGGTGTCCTCCTTGGAGTACagagtggtcatcttcgaccacacctgcattGAGGTGGTCAGCAGGTGCCCGTACCATGGCGGTCACACCAAGTGCGTCGTCTCCGAGCACCTTGTCTGAAGCTAACCTGGTGCCATGTCGTGTCTAGTTGTTGCTCGTGTctagtgtgttgaactatgatcatgTCTGCCTTCTCcagaactatgatcgtgtctgcaaaatgttgtgccgtgaacttgtgtcgtctatgatcaATGCAgagttatctattgtctatgattATATTCTTACTTGTGTTGTTGATCGCTagtaacctcaccactgaagggaagaggtTAGCACAACTGGattatgggttgcaaccaaacagcaGGGCTGCTACAAAGCCTTAAAACCGACTACCAAACTGCCAGAGTTCAAATCTCCAGGGGGCCGAAAAATCGCCGTGGAGACCAGCAAACAAATCGCTTTTATGGCTTGATCCATCTTAGACGCGCAATACTTCTATCTCACTGCGCCAGTGATGCAGAAAACCGGGCTCAGGCAACCAATCGGCACCCTGGGGACTGGGGAGTGCGAGCGAGACGCTCCTTCTGGTTCCTTCCGTCCGCTCCCACGCCACGCAACCCGCAGCGAAGGGTTTTCTCAAGTCTCAATGAGAACGGAACAGATTCTTTCCTCCTCCAGATGCACCACGAGCACATTCCTACCACGTCAATGACGTATGGGCCCATTATCACATCCAGACTACCATCTGCCCCACCTGTCGTGCGTATATCAGCTACTCCCACAGTCGGGACTGAGCTGGAGCCCACCTGCACGGCTTTCCCCCACCCTGCTCACCAGCTGGAGTACAAATTAATGCGTGGCTCCCCCTGCTTCAGTCCACTGCGTTTCCCAGAGAGTTCCAGCAAAATCCGATCCAGAAGCTGCTCAAAACTTGGGGATTTTGATAGAGAGAGATCAGGGAGGAGGGGAAATGGCGGACTGGGGCCCGGTGATCGTGGCGACGGTGCTCTTCGTGCTGCTCACGCCGGGGCTGCTGTGCACGCTGCCGGGGCGCGGCCGGGtggcggagttcgggagcatgcaCACCAGCGGCCTCTCCATCCTCATCCACGCCGTCCTCTACTTCGCGCTCGTCACCATCTTCCTCATCGCCATCGGCGTCCACGTCTACGCTGGCTAGGCGCCTAGCGCACCCACCAACACCAGCATCGATCCACTGATTCCAGCTCTTCCCCCACTTGGATCTAGCGCTAAGATCTGGCTGATTGTTGGGCTATGTACGGTCTTTGCTTGTGAACTTTCAGTAACCGGGCTGTAAAGATCCGAGATGCTGCATATGTTGTGTTGTCTAAACTCGTGCGTAAGGCTCGTGCCAACGCGGGCGTTAGagcgggcggtaccgccggcccggaggcgagagcggggcaaTAGTGAGGCGAGACGGTAGCgcggggcggtggatccaccgcccggtGGTAGCGTCCGCTGCCGCCCGCGCTGGTGCCGAGAGGGGGGCGAGAAGGGGGCGAGAGCGGGAGCGGCGCGCTGGCGGGTGGGGGCGAGAGCGGGTGGCGCGATTTGATTCGTCCACGTCAGCAAGCCGTTGGGTGATGTGGAGGAGGGAGAAGTGAGAGCTGGgactatagcccgtgcattggcaccgtggaatgagagtggggtgagggtgagggtaaaagctgacgtggcgaggctataatatgtgatgcattggcaccagcctaacagGTGTTTCGGTTGTGAAACAATCTCGTGTCCTcgactatttatttattttttcggaAAATCCACCAATCTATTGATAATTATTAAGTGTAATAAAAAACTCTAAAAATAAAACAAGTTACACGTTAGATTCTTGGATCACTTAGAGCAACTCCAACAGAGGCTCAATCTCGCGCGGTCGACTTGCATCCTCCAATAGACGCATTAAAATTATGCGTGTTGTAAAATTTTCTGCCCGACCTATAATTATTAAGTGTAGTAAAAAgctttaaaattaaaataaatcaTAAATAAAGATTTTTGTATACATAGCGAAAAACTATAAATGCTATAGAAAGTCCAAGACATGTCGCCGTTCTCATTTCTTCCCACTTTGAGATATGGTACATGGATGTGAAATCATGGTGCTAAGGTTCAAAAGACCAACGCACAATAACTATTGCCATGAACCATAGATTAAACAAGTCGACTTGCAACTACATCAACAAACACAAACATCAACGAGATCCCTAATTTTCTAATAATACTATAAAAATTATAATATGCAGATACACTTCATTATGTATTCAACAATATTAACTTTATATTATAGTTGTTAATATTTTTCATAAACCTAGACATTTTTTTACATTGTTTGAGTTTAATTAAACTTTATACGTTTTATTTTGGGAAACGAGCGTACACTTTGTGAAAATATAATAAAAGCCATATACTCCCTTTGTTCCAATTTATGTTGGGCatgattccaaatttgtaaagtttgatcaatTATTATTTATTAAAATACACAAACTTCTGTAAATAGATAATGATATTATTAGAATCGTAGTGAAATATAGTTTCATATTATATACATGATTTATCATAGATAATAATAACTTTTTCTATATACTAGGTTAAATTTTGCGTAGTTTTAACTTTCACTAAAACTTATATGCAACATAATGAAAACCTTATGGCACTTGTGTTCTAATGCTACTAATAAAAACCTTATGACACTTCTAGAATGTGTTTGGTTACGGAATCAAGCTGTATGTAATGAAACCGTTCTATTCCTGGAGCAATTTCATGTGTTTGGTTGTAGAACTAAAAAGGGAATATATTCCTAATATTCAGAATGCACTGATTCCATCGAATCAGTGAAATCTGGTTGAACCACTCGCTAACCATCACCGAGTCGAGCAAAAAAAGATTGGCTTAACCTCACCGTGCGACCCAAAACCTCTATGTCCTTTAGTCTCTCCCTTTCGTGTCCGTCGTCTCTTCATATCCTCTACTTCATCTCTCCAACTAGCTACGCGGCAACGGTGATACCGGGCTAGGAGTGGTGGCGGTTGTAACTAGGGGCGGAGTGGCAACTAGGGGCGGAGTGGCTCTCAGGCGAGCAATTGCGATTGAGGCCACATGAACCAGCAGCGGCGAGAATTTGGCAAGGCAGTGGCAATGATAGAACAATAAGGAGGCGGGGTCTAGCAAGCACATAGGTGGGGCAGCGGGGATTAGAGGCTTTGGCAGTGGCTCGCAATGGCGGTGGCGGCATGAACACGTGGAGGTGGCTTAAATTGATCACGACAATGGCAGGAATCCGACGCGGTGGCGGCAGGGAACCGGCGGCTGGTCTGTGTCTACTTGAGTTTTGCAGCACTGATCAAATTAGAGGAGCTAAAGtttgtcattttttttttgcaattttactTGTGAGTATGTGTGAGATAATCTCACCATTGGTATGAAAGAGCCGACTTCAATCCAGTTTTAGGCATTCCATAACACTTATTTTGTCCAAACCAAACaaaaaatggaaccattccattctacCATTTTGTCCAAACCAAACACAACAATTGAATTGTTCCATTACAGTGGAATGGAACCATGACATTCCATTCCACTTCATTCAACCTAGTATCGTAGTGCATTATACTCCCTATATGATACTTTGCATTGCAAGTGGCTTAAGTCGAACGTTGGAAGTGCTCTAAATTTGTTGTTCTGCAGTGGCACATGACTCTTTAGTGACTCCAAATATACAATTAAATGAAAATAATAATGTGAGTAGCCAACAAAAAATATCACacgagtacactaataatgctcgtTAAATCATCTAACAAGAGgtaataaataaataatttttCACATCTATCCACCATGAAGCTTGTGCAGATTTTATTAGTTTATAGGCAAACAACGTCTTATTCTCTCTCATGTTTTATTTATTGTCTCATCACAAAAAATACACTACATAGAAAATTCAAGCAACAGTTACAATGCTACTACTTCGAAGATGCCTTAATTTATTACTAAATGCACACTTATGTTGTCATCGGTATGCAGTAGTTATCATCCTTGCAACCGTCGGCTAGATGAACTACCCAAAACTCGTGGTTACTCCACTAAAACCAATCGATGTACTTTACCTTCATTGACGTCTTTTAGGTAGTAGGGTCTATGAAACTGAGAATAAAAAGTGCATACTATGGTATGGATAGAGTATACACAAGAGATGAttgaaaaacaaaacagaattaagCGAACCGGGGTGTATTGTTTGCagtataagcatggtcaaattaaTGTCAAACCACATGCCATGGTGTAGTTAGGTAATCATTATACCGATAAAGACTTTTGTTGGGTAGATCATCATGGAAATTATAAAAAGAGGTCCAAACAGACTATAAAACTATATTTAAAGAAATGCTTTTTACGTTTTCCTTTGTTCAATTTCATGCCCTTTAGGCCCGTTGGTTATTAATTCTCATCGCCATGGCATTAGAGATACAAAATTGTTCTTCGAGATTCCTGATCAACCGGCTAGGATCTCCAGTGGTCATGTTAATTGTGTTCACCGGATGCCTGTCCATCTAACCGCTCGGATTGCCTATGCTATAGTTCGCGGATCGCCAGTAGCGCAATGCCTGTAGTTGGTTGCCAACTCTTTCCATGAGAGAATGAGATCAAACATATCGGCACATAATTTTCCAAACATAATCATAAAACACAATACTCCGTATTTACTAACATGATTACTTCACCTCTGGACTAATGGTACGCCAGTGGTTTTTAAGATGGTATTCTTTGGTGTTTTTTGTTGGATTAGCAGCCAGGATATCCGTTGGAAGAAATAGACGGCTATTATTTATTTCAGCGTACTGTAAAAGAGCTTTTGCCAAATTAATGTCAAACCGCATGCAATCTTGTATAGAGAGAGCTGTGACCAGTGAAacgaaggagagagagagagcttttGCCAAATTAATGTCAAACCGCATGCAATCTTGTACAGAGAGAGTTGTGACCAGTGAaacgagagagagatagagagctcGTGCACACATTCTGCAAGAAAATCAGAGAGAAGGCGTGGGACGCGAGCAGGTAGGAGCCGAGAAGATGCCGACTAAAATCCTAGATTCGTtagatatgcaagcaaagatattCGTTAGATACCCAGATATTAATTTTCCATGAATTTTTTTACCCCACCTCCTCTAAGACGGATGGAAATAATTATTATACTGATAAAGACCTTGGTTGCGTATACCATCGTGGAAATTATAAAAAGAGGTCCAAACATACCGTAAAACTGTGTTCGTAGGAATGTCGTAGGAAtgtttttaatatttttcctccaaacaaaaaaacaaactGTTACTAATCCTCTTATATATTTTGTTTTTCCTCTAAAACAAAAGACATAcaacttttaaaaaaaaaattaacaccACTCTATTAAGTAAACAGCAggccgtctcattaaaaaccttccagtccccttcggtacactggaaggaaaagagtgcatctgGAACCTGCTGCCGCAAAATATATAACTATGTCTAGCTATCCCATGAGCAGCTTCATTTGCATCTCTGAAACAGTGTTTGAACTCATCATCCCCCACATGCGCTATAAGATCCATGCAATCAGCAAAAATAGCCAACATATCACCCCGCCATGCCTCCGTTCCTTTGCATGCATCAATGGTTTCGAGAGAGTCCGATTCAACTAGGATATTAGAGCATCCCATACGTTGCGCGAGGGCTAGGCCTTCTTTCATGGCTAGGGCTTCCGCAATCGACGCCGAGGCCAAGTTAGGGTAGAAGATAGAAGAGGCGGTAATGAATCGGCCTTGATAGTCTCTTAAGATCGCCCCAGCAGCACCAGATCCATCATTCTCATGAAAAGATCCATCCACGTTCACCTTTACTTGTCTTGGCTCAGGCTTAGACCAACTATTTTCAGAATTCTTAGGGGTCCTTCTCCGTTTCGCAGCATTTGAAGTAATCGTTAGGATCGACATGCGACAGTGGTGCATTGGAGCAACAACCTCGTCATGGGTACGCTTTTTTCTAATCCACCATAAGTACCAAGCAGCGACGAGGATGGTTTCAATAATACCAATGTTCTGAAAACCACGGAGTCTAGAATTCTGTCTCAAAATTATATACTCAACTCAGTCGCAGGTTGATATTTAAACAATAGGTGGCGTATATCTTCAGCATCAAGATGACATATGGGTCATTCATCACTTGTTCCGACATGGCGATTCACCATAATAGATTTTAGAGGCATGATTCCATGGAGAGCTCGCCATACAAAAATATGTATCTTACTTGGGagctctgatgtctacgcacgcttctattcctgtagacagtgttgggcctccaagagcagaggtttgtagaacagcagcaagtttcccttaagtgaatcacccaaggtttatcgaactcagggaggtagaggacaaagatatccctctcaagcaaccctgcaattacgatacaagaagtctcttgtatccccaacacacctaatacacttgtcagatgtataggtgcactagttcggcgaagagatagtaaaatgcaagtgatatggatgcatatgagtggtaataacaatctgaataaaatatggcagcaagtaaacatgtaacagaacttgttggaaacggtgtttcaatgcttagaaataaggcctagggatcatactttcactagtggacactctcaacattgatcacataactgaataaacaaatactactttctctacactctcttgttggatgacaaacaccattcattgtgtagggctacaaaagctccctcaagccggagttaacaagctccacaacattcggtgttcatatttaagtaaccttagagtgcataatagaccgttgcaattataccgagtactaacatagcatgcacactgtcaccgtcaggctatgaaagggggaatagatcgcatcaatactatcatagtaatcgttaactccataatctacaagagattacaatcataacctatgtcaagtactacatgatgcacacactgtcagcattacatcatggaggaggaatagagtactttaataacatcactagagtagcacgtagatgatattcaactagatcacaaagctcatgatcacataaagatcacatgggagagagagatgaaccacatagctaccggtacagcccttagcctcgagggagaactactccctcctcatcataggagacagcagcggtgatggagatggcggtggtgtcgatgaagatgccttccgggggcaattccccgtcccggcggcgtgccggaacagagacttctgtcccccgaatcttggcttcgcgatggcggcggctctggaacttttctcgtatcgtggcttattggtttagggttttcgcgacggaggctttaagcaggcggaagggcagcctcggaggggtcctggtggacccacaccatagggccctcccccccttggctgcgccgccttgtggggtggggcccctctggctcccctctggcccctcttcggtgctctggaagcttccgggaaaaataagatactgggcgttgatttcgtccaattccgagaatatttcctttgtaggatttctgaaaccaaaaacagcagaaaacgagaactggcacttcaagcatcttgttaataggttagttccggaaaatgcatataaatgatgtaaagtgtgtataaaacatatgtgtatcatcataaaagtagcatggaacataagaaattatagatacgtttgagacgtatgaagcatccccaagcttagttcctactcgccctcgagtaggtaaacgataacaaggataatttctgaagtgacatgctatcataatcttgatcaatactattgtaaagcatatgagatgaatgcgagtgattcaaagcaatggtaaagacaatgagtaaacaactgaaccatataacaaagacttttcatgaatagtactttcaagacaagcatcaataagtcttgcataagagttaactcataaagcaataaattcaaagtaaaggtattgaagcaacacaaaggaagatataagtttcagcagttgctttcaactttcaacatgcatatctcatggataattgtcaacacaaagtaatatgatgaatgcaaataagcaagtatgtaggaatcaatgcacagttaacacaagtgtttgcttctaagatgaaaAGAAGTaggaaaactgactcaacataaagtaaaagaaaggcccttcgcagagggaagcatggattactatttttgtgctagagcttttcattttgaaatcatagaaacaattttgtcaacggtagtaataattcatatgtgttatgcataagatgtcctataagttgcaagcctcatgcatagagtaccaatagtgctcgcaccttgtcctaattagcttggatttacatggattatcattgcataacatatgtttcaaccaagtgtcacaaaggggtaccgctatgccgctcgtacaaaggtccaaggagatagatcgcatttgatttctcgtttttgatagatctcaacttaggacatccataccgggacaacatagacaacagataatggactcctctttaatgcttaagcattcaacagcagataatatactcataagagattgaggattaatgtccaaactgaaacttccaccatgatacatggctttagttagcggcccaatgttcttctctaacaatatgcatactcaaaccatttgatcatgataaatcacccttacttcagacaagacgaacatgcatagcaactcacatgatattcaacaaaggtgtaatagttggtggcgtccccagaagcatggttaccgctcaacaagcaacttataagaaataagatacataagctacatattctttaccacaatagtttttaaggctattttcccatgagctatatattgcaaagacaaagaatgaaattttaaaggtagcactcaaataatttactttggaatggcagagaaataccacatagtaggtaggtatggtggacacaaatggcatagtttttggctcaaggatttggatgcacgagaagtattccctctcaatacaaggcttaggctagcaaggttgtttgaagcaaactcaagtataaaacggtacagaaaaacttacatgagaacatat includes these proteins:
- the LOC124678662 gene encoding uncharacterized protein LOC124678662 gives rise to the protein MADWGPVIVATVLFVLLTPGLLCTLPGRGRVAEFGSMHTSGLSILIHAVLYFALVTIFLIAIGVHVYAG